Proteins found in one Chloroflexota bacterium genomic segment:
- a CDS encoding dipeptide ABC transporter ATP-binding protein, with the protein MSTASSRNGSANGETLLTVKGLTKYFPVMRGFIIRRQSGLVRAVDGISFELNAGETLGLVGESGCGKTTTGNTIMQLEPPTAGEVIFEGNDLVQLSRDDQRRARRKMQMIFQDPYGSLNPRMSVGRIIEEPLQVHDLHGKREERRERVRELLELVGLDPRFSSRYPHEFSGGQRQRIAFARALAVQPSFIVCDEPVSALDVSIQAQIMNLLLDLQQQLGVAYLFISHDFKVVRQISHRIAVMYLGQIVEMAPSEQFYLRPLHPYTRCLLSAVPVPDPDLEAKRERIILTGDVPSPVNPPSGCRFHPRCPWAQDRCATEEPELRDVGDGHFVSCHFWDDIEEAGGALPMAANGA; encoded by the coding sequence ATGTCCACCGCTTCGAGCCGCAACGGCTCCGCCAATGGCGAAACGCTGCTGACGGTCAAGGGGCTTACGAAGTACTTCCCCGTCATGCGCGGCTTCATCATTCGCCGCCAGTCCGGGCTGGTGCGGGCGGTTGACGGCATCAGCTTCGAGCTGAATGCGGGCGAGACCCTGGGCCTGGTCGGCGAGTCCGGCTGCGGCAAGACCACCACCGGCAACACGATCATGCAGCTCGAGCCGCCGACGGCGGGCGAGGTGATCTTCGAGGGCAACGACCTCGTGCAGCTCTCCCGCGACGACCAGCGGCGCGCCCGCCGGAAGATGCAGATGATCTTCCAAGACCCGTACGGCTCGCTGAATCCGCGGATGTCCGTCGGGCGGATCATCGAAGAGCCGCTGCAGGTGCACGACCTGCATGGGAAGCGTGAGGAGCGCCGCGAACGCGTACGCGAGCTGCTGGAATTGGTGGGGCTCGATCCTCGCTTCTCGAGTCGCTACCCGCACGAGTTCTCCGGCGGACAGCGCCAGCGCATCGCCTTTGCCCGCGCGCTAGCGGTGCAGCCCTCGTTCATCGTCTGCGACGAGCCGGTGTCGGCGCTGGACGTGTCGATCCAGGCGCAGATCATGAACCTGCTGCTTGACCTGCAGCAGCAGTTGGGCGTGGCCTACCTGTTCATCTCCCACGACTTCAAGGTCGTGCGCCAGATCAGCCACCGCATCGCGGTGATGTATCTCGGCCAGATTGTCGAAATGGCGCCCAGCGAGCAGTTCTATCTGCGCCCGCTGCACCCGTACACGCGATGCCTGCTGTCCGCGGTGCCGGTGCCGGACCCCGACCTGGAAGCCAAGCGCGAGCGCATCATCCTCACCGGCGACGTGCCCAGCCCGGTGAACCCGCCGTCGGGTTGCCGCTTCCATCCCCGCTGCCCGTGGGCCCAGGATCGTTGCGCGACGGAGGAGCCGGAGCTCAGGGACGTCGGCGACGGTCACTTCGTGTCCTGCCACTTCTGGGACGACATCGAGGAGGCCGGCGGCGCGCTGCCCATGGCCGCGAACGGGGCTTAG
- a CDS encoding ABC transporter ATP-binding protein: MSENGMSENGHLLEVKDLAVQFKTDEGIVRAVNGIAYELAAGGSLGIVGESGSGKSVSSLALLRLIPQPAGQITGGEVMFGDTNVMDVDPEEIIETRAGRVSLLQIPPNEMRGIRGGRISMIFQDPMSSLNPVLTVGRQIDEAQRLHMGVSKDEARAHTVELLDRVGIPSPAERANDYPHQLSGGMQQRAMIAMAISCEPQLLIADEPTTALDVTIQAQVIELISSLRQELGMAAILITHDLALVAGFCQEIVVMYGGYIVERAPARDVFYTPKHPYTIGLLESMPSISAARGDKLSAIPGAPPDMTNLPVGCPFAPRCRFVKDKCIEEMPPVETIGEGRSLRCWVDVDTGELR, translated from the coding sequence ATGAGCGAGAACGGCATGAGCGAAAACGGCCACTTGCTCGAGGTCAAGGATCTCGCCGTCCAATTCAAGACGGACGAGGGCATCGTTCGGGCGGTCAACGGGATTGCCTACGAGCTTGCGGCGGGCGGCTCCCTCGGCATCGTGGGCGAGTCCGGCAGCGGCAAGAGCGTCAGCTCGCTGGCCCTGCTGCGGCTGATTCCTCAGCCCGCCGGTCAGATCACGGGCGGCGAGGTGATGTTCGGCGACACCAACGTGATGGATGTCGATCCCGAGGAAATCATCGAGACGCGTGCCGGGCGGGTGTCCCTGTTGCAGATTCCGCCCAACGAGATGCGGGGAATTCGCGGCGGAAGGATCTCAATGATCTTTCAAGACCCGATGAGCTCGCTCAATCCGGTGCTGACGGTGGGCCGGCAAATCGACGAGGCGCAGCGGCTGCACATGGGCGTGAGCAAGGACGAGGCCCGCGCCCACACCGTCGAGCTTCTGGATCGGGTAGGCATTCCCTCGCCCGCCGAACGCGCCAACGACTACCCGCACCAGCTCTCGGGGGGCATGCAACAGCGCGCCATGATCGCGATGGCGATCTCCTGCGAGCCGCAGTTGCTCATCGCCGATGAGCCCACGACCGCGCTGGACGTGACCATTCAAGCGCAGGTCATCGAGCTGATCTCGAGTCTGCGCCAAGAGCTGGGCATGGCCGCGATCCTCATTACCCACGACCTGGCGCTGGTCGCCGGATTCTGCCAGGAGATCGTGGTGATGTACGGCGGATATATCGTCGAGCGCGCACCCGCCCGGGACGTGTTCTATACGCCGAAGCATCCATATACGATCGGCCTGCTGGAGTCCATGCCGAGCATCTCCGCGGCGCGGGGAGACAAGCTGAGCGCCATCCCCGGCGCCCCGCCGGACATGACCAATCTTCCGGTCGGGTGCCCATTTGCGCCGCGCTGCCGGTTCGTGAAGGACAAGTGCATCGAGGAAATGCCGCCCGTGGAGACGATCGGCGAGGGCCGTTCGCTCCGCTGCTGGGTGGACGTGGATACGGGTGAGTTGCGATGA
- a CDS encoding hydantoinase B/oxoprolinase family protein, with protein MTTSSAPSSVDLVTLNVVYNRLVGICREMGTTMMRTAYSPIFSESRDFSCVLFDRHGRMLAQTEFCPAQVGAIRFVVKWLIAEIGEENVREGDIIVHNDPYRGGVHMPEHVVIKPVYFDGEIFGYVANIAHLVEIGGLAVGGFAATATEIYQEGLRLPPVWLMRGGEYNEDVWRIMMSNHRAPRYTWGDLHAMMASLNVAEQRTHELLDAYGVERITQVSDELLDYAERWMRDEIRAIPDGEYTFEGHMEDARDVPLHDWIRLRLVVSDGSLVADFSESDPQAEHVLNCTYGVTASGTYNAVFHFADNNVPHNDGAYRPITVIAPPGTITNVVHPGPCVGGNTETHPRVWGIVIGALSKAVPDRVSADTGGTSCNFLFGGTHPDTDRYYVHYHFDGVGWGGRANADGNSNQVIPNGNCPSTPVEIFETRYPFLERSYRLRQDSGGAGMQRGGLGSERILEVRAPEITVSALFDRMVSGAWGLFGGEDGQRSALLVKRAGEDTFVTFREEYGTASNSRVANIVLKEGDQVMLASPGGGGYGDPRTRAAEAVRRDVLEGFVSETAARDIYGVALQRLNGTLTIDAAETASLRADAPAPAAPTVTDESRELVAAAPRSETGGHWEEHKGDWWQTSVTNCQLCGQVVPRDVWVSAGGMRFCSVECDDRYHDYWLPRHADQVIEQAT; from the coding sequence ATGACAACGTCCAGCGCCCCATCCAGCGTCGACCTCGTCACCCTGAACGTGGTCTACAACCGCCTCGTCGGCATTTGCCGCGAGATGGGAACCACGATGATGCGCACGGCCTACTCGCCGATCTTCAGCGAGAGCCGCGACTTCTCGTGCGTGCTCTTCGATCGCCACGGACGCATGCTCGCCCAGACCGAGTTCTGTCCCGCCCAGGTGGGCGCGATTCGCTTCGTGGTCAAGTGGCTCATCGCCGAGATCGGCGAGGAGAACGTGCGCGAGGGCGACATCATCGTGCACAACGACCCGTACCGCGGCGGCGTCCACATGCCCGAGCACGTGGTCATCAAGCCGGTCTATTTCGACGGAGAGATCTTTGGCTACGTGGCGAACATCGCGCACCTGGTGGAGATCGGCGGTTTGGCCGTCGGCGGGTTCGCGGCCACCGCCACCGAGATCTACCAGGAGGGCCTGCGGCTGCCGCCGGTGTGGCTGATGCGCGGCGGCGAATACAACGAAGACGTGTGGCGCATCATGATGTCCAACCACCGCGCGCCGCGTTACACCTGGGGCGACCTGCACGCCATGATGGCGTCGCTGAACGTGGCCGAGCAGCGCACGCACGAGCTGCTGGACGCCTACGGCGTCGAGCGCATCACGCAGGTGAGCGACGAGCTGCTCGACTATGCCGAGCGCTGGATGCGAGATGAGATTCGCGCCATTCCCGACGGCGAGTACACGTTCGAGGGCCACATGGAGGACGCCCGCGACGTGCCGCTGCACGACTGGATTCGGCTGCGGCTTGTCGTTTCCGACGGGAGCCTGGTGGCCGATTTCAGTGAGAGCGATCCGCAGGCGGAGCACGTGCTGAACTGCACCTACGGCGTGACCGCCTCGGGCACCTACAACGCCGTGTTCCACTTTGCCGACAACAACGTGCCCCACAATGACGGCGCCTATCGGCCGATTACGGTGATCGCGCCGCCGGGCACGATCACCAACGTCGTCCATCCCGGGCCGTGCGTTGGCGGCAACACCGAGACGCATCCACGGGTGTGGGGCATCGTGATCGGCGCGCTCTCCAAGGCCGTGCCGGACCGGGTCTCGGCCGACACCGGCGGCACCTCCTGCAACTTTCTCTTCGGCGGCACGCATCCGGACACCGACCGCTACTACGTGCACTACCACTTTGACGGCGTGGGCTGGGGCGGGCGCGCGAACGCGGACGGCAACAGCAACCAGGTGATCCCCAACGGCAACTGCCCGTCGACGCCGGTGGAGATCTTTGAGACGCGATATCCATTCCTGGAGCGGTCCTATCGCCTGCGGCAGGACTCCGGCGGCGCCGGCATGCAGCGGGGAGGGCTTGGCTCGGAGCGGATTCTCGAGGTGCGAGCGCCCGAGATCACCGTGTCGGCGCTGTTCGACCGCATGGTGTCGGGCGCCTGGGGCCTCTTTGGCGGCGAGGACGGGCAGCGATCGGCGCTGCTCGTCAAGCGCGCCGGGGAAGACACGTTCGTGACATTCCGCGAGGAATACGGCACGGCCAGCAACTCGCGCGTGGCCAACATTGTGCTGAAAGAGGGCGATCAGGTTATGCTCGCGAGTCCCGGCGGGGGAGGCTACGGCGACCCGAGGACACGTGCCGCGGAAGCCGTGCGACGGGATGTCTTGGAGGGATTCGTGTCGGAGACGGCCGCGCGCGACATCTACGGCGTCGCGCTGCAGCGCCTCAACGGAACGCTGACGATCGATGCCGCCGAGACGGCGAGCCTCCGCGCCGACGCCCCGGCTCCCGCGGCGCCGACCGTCACCGACGAATCGCGCGAGCTCGTCGCCGCAGCGCCCCGATCCGAGACCGGCGGACACTGGGAGGAGCACAAGGGCGATTGGTGGCAAACTAGCGTCACGAATTGCCAGCTATGCGGCCAGGTAGTCCCGCGCGACGTGTGGGTGAGCGCCGGCGGCATGCGCTTCTGCTCCGTGGAGTGCGATGATCGGTATCACGACTACTGGCTGCCGAGGCACGCGGACCAAGTGATTGAGCAGGCGACATGA
- a CDS encoding mandelate racemase/muconate lactonizing enzyme family protein: MRIRSVEVRTASDTHHNANYVTITTESGLVGLGEAYAAGPDLAVAETVRYLGEWLVGQDATRRERLWHLCYRGLRFPAGAVGWAAISGIDLALWDLAGKLADQPVYQLLGGPYRDRVWVYFDVVTGEPADMAQEAKAMAGDHGFTAFKLFPYSPEDDRLPWQQAIRLVTERVAAVRDAVGDAAEIGVDFHAKLEEPAKAAELARAIEPFRPMFIEEPIRPGSHTVMAEARRAMNLPVATGESLYGKHEFQALIEAQGADLLQPDILLCGGMTEIRKIAALAEAHMLSLAPHNPFGGLSSVATAHFGAATPNFLIMESPQTVGPRAQASALRQGFLHGGIEIEDGYVKLPQGPGWGVTLNEALVEQHPYQSWRRPVPAKADGGFGYY, from the coding sequence GTGCGGATTCGTTCCGTCGAGGTGCGGACGGCCTCCGACACGCACCACAACGCCAACTACGTCACCATCACGACGGAGTCGGGGCTGGTGGGCCTCGGCGAGGCCTACGCCGCCGGTCCGGACCTGGCGGTCGCCGAGACGGTGCGCTACCTCGGCGAGTGGCTGGTGGGGCAGGACGCCACGCGCCGCGAGCGGCTGTGGCACCTGTGCTATCGCGGGCTGCGGTTTCCGGCGGGCGCGGTCGGCTGGGCGGCCATCAGCGGCATCGACCTGGCGCTGTGGGACCTGGCGGGCAAGCTGGCCGATCAGCCGGTCTATCAGCTGCTCGGCGGCCCCTATCGGGACCGTGTGTGGGTCTACTTCGACGTGGTCACCGGCGAGCCGGCGGACATGGCCCAGGAAGCCAAGGCCATGGCGGGCGACCATGGCTTCACGGCGTTCAAGCTGTTTCCCTACTCGCCAGAGGACGACCGCTTGCCGTGGCAACAGGCCATCCGGCTGGTGACGGAGCGCGTTGCGGCCGTGCGAGATGCGGTGGGCGACGCGGCGGAGATTGGCGTCGACTTCCACGCCAAGCTGGAGGAGCCGGCCAAGGCCGCCGAGCTGGCGCGGGCGATCGAGCCCTTCCGGCCGATGTTCATCGAGGAACCGATCCGGCCCGGCAGTCACACCGTGATGGCCGAGGCGCGGCGGGCGATGAACCTGCCCGTGGCGACGGGCGAGAGCCTCTATGGCAAACACGAGTTTCAGGCGCTAATCGAGGCGCAGGGCGCCGACCTGCTGCAGCCCGACATCCTGCTCTGCGGCGGCATGACCGAGATTCGCAAGATCGCGGCGCTGGCCGAGGCGCACATGCTGTCGTTGGCGCCGCACAACCCCTTCGGCGGTCTATCCAGCGTCGCCACGGCGCATTTCGGCGCGGCCACGCCCAATTTTCTCATCATGGAGTCGCCGCAGACCGTGGGTCCGCGGGCCCAGGCAAGCGCGCTGCGGCAAGGCTTTCTTCACGGCGGCATCGAGATCGAAGACGGCTATGTCAAACTGCCGCAGGGTCCGGGTTGGGGCGTGACGCTCAACGAGGCGCTCGTCGAGCAGCACCCCTACCAATCGTGGCGGCGCCCCGTGCCGGCGAAAGCCGACGGCGGCTTCGGCTACTACTAG